From a region of the Deltaproteobacteria bacterium genome:
- the rpsD gene encoding 30S ribosomal protein S4 has protein sequence MARYCESVCRLCRREGLKLFLKGDRCYGEKCAFERRGYAPGEHGERRRKQYSDYGLQLREKQKLKRMYAVLEKQFAGYFEKADRQKGITGTNLLLLLERRLDNMVFRMGLANSRAEARQLVRHNHFLVNGKKVNIPSYLVRVGDELSVKESSRTVVRILEALNTVDRRGVPQWLELDKENFKGTVKMLPEREELVMPIQEQLIVELCSK, from the coding sequence TTGGCAAGATATTGCGAGTCTGTGTGTAGGCTATGCCGTAGGGAAGGGTTGAAGCTATTTCTCAAGGGAGATCGTTGTTACGGTGAAAAATGTGCGTTCGAGCGCAGAGGCTATGCCCCTGGAGAGCATGGCGAACGCAGGAGAAAACAGTATTCGGATTATGGATTGCAACTACGGGAAAAACAGAAACTTAAAAGAATGTACGCAGTCCTGGAGAAACAGTTTGCCGGTTATTTTGAAAAGGCGGACCGACAGAAGGGTATCACCGGTACAAATCTGCTTCTATTGTTGGAGAGAAGATTGGATAACATGGTGTTCAGGATGGGATTAGCAAATTCCAGGGCGGAAGCGCGCCAGCTTGTGAGGCACAATCACTTTCTCGTGAACGGGAAAAAGGTTAATATTCCTTCTTATCTGGTAAGAGTTGGTGATGAACTCTCGGTTAAGGAGAGCAGCAGAACCGTTGTCCGGATACTGGAAGCGTTGAACACTGTGGATCGCAGGGGTGTCCCTCAATGGCTGGAACTGGATAAAGAGAACTTCAAGGGAACGGTAAAGATGTTGCCGGAACGTGAAGAATTGGTCATGCCGATTCAGGAACAACTCATTGTAGAACTTTGCTCGAAATAA
- the rpsK gene encoding 30S ribosomal protein S11: MAKPVRKTGKKKEKQNIPEGIAHIQSSFHNTIVTITDLGGNVISWASAGMQGFKGSRKSTPFAAQMAAEDAVKKAKEHGVRRVQVYVKGPGSGRESALRSLQLAGLTISLIRDVTPIPHNGCRPPKRRRV, from the coding sequence ATGGCGAAGCCGGTTAGAAAAACGGGAAAAAAGAAAGAAAAACAGAACATTCCGGAAGGAATTGCCCATATTCAATCTAGCTTTCACAATACGATTGTGACGATTACGGATTTGGGAGGCAATGTTATTTCTTGGGCCTCTGCGGGGATGCAGGGTTTCAAAGGTTCCCGAAAAAGCACCCCCTTCGCGGCCCAGATGGCGGCAGAAGATGCGGTCAAAAAAGCTAAAGAACATGGTGTGCGACGGGTTCAAGTCTATGTCAAAGGACCTGGGTCTGGCAGGGAGTCTGCGTTAAGGTCCCTGCAGTTGGCGGGATTGACAATCAGTCTAATTAGAGACGTGACGCCCATCCCCCATAACGGCTGTCGTCCGCCAAAGCGAAGAAGGGTTTGA
- the rpsM gene encoding 30S ribosomal protein S13, whose amino-acid sequence MARIAGVDLPRNKNMEIALTYIYGIGRSKAREILDKAGVSYYTKTDNLADSEVSSIRGIIDKEHKVEGDLRRDVSMSIKRLMDIGTYRGLRHRKGLPARGQRTRTNARTRKGPRRAIAGKKR is encoded by the coding sequence GTGGCAAGAATTGCAGGAGTCGATTTACCAAGAAATAAAAATATGGAAATTGCATTGACCTACATTTATGGTATCGGCAGGTCAAAAGCGCGGGAGATACTTGATAAAGCGGGGGTCAGTTATTATACCAAGACGGACAACCTGGCGGATTCAGAGGTGAGTTCCATTCGAGGTATCATTGACAAGGAACATAAAGTAGAAGGTGATCTCCGGCGTGATGTGTCCATGTCAATCAAGCGGTTGATGGACATCGGGACATATCGTGGTCTGCGTCATCGAAAAGGTCTTCCTGCAAGGGGTCAGAGGACGAGAACAAATGCTCGGACAAGGAAGGGTCCCAGAAGGGCCATTGCCGGAAAGAAGAGATAA
- the rpmJ gene encoding 50S ribosomal protein L36 has translation MKVRSSVKKICDKCVIVKRHGVLRVICEIPKHKQRQG, from the coding sequence ATGAAAGTAAGGTCATCTGTAAAGAAAATATGTGATAAATGTGTCATCGTGAAAAGACATGGTGTTTTGCGTGTTATCTGTGAGATTCCAAAGCATAAGCAGCGTCAAGGTTGA
- the infA gene encoding translation initiation factor IF-1 codes for MAKEDAIEVEGRVIEPLPNAMFRVELENGHRVLAHISGKMRMHFIKILPGDKVTVELSPYDLTRGRITYRSK; via the coding sequence ATGGCCAAAGAAGATGCAATAGAAGTCGAGGGCAGAGTGATCGAGCCACTTCCAAATGCTATGTTCCGCGTGGAACTGGAAAACGGACACAGAGTCCTTGCTCACATTTCGGGTAAGATGCGGATGCATTTTATCAAGATCCTTCCAGGAGACAAGGTGACGGTGGAACTTTCACCTTATGATTTGACGAGAGGGAGAATAACCTACCGTTCCAAATGA